From Enterococcus wangshanyuanii, the proteins below share one genomic window:
- a CDS encoding epoxyqueuosine reductase QueH has protein sequence MINLTEIMEKMPPNQKINYDRVLQKVIADWEKEAIRPTILLHSCCAPCSTYTLEYLTKYADVTIYFANSNIHPRTEYQRRELVQKKFVEDFNERTNNQVKFLAAPYEPNEFLQMVKTNNLAEEPEGGKRCSACFQMRLDIVAEKAQELGYDYFGSALTLSPKKNSQLINEIGIDIQKFYATNYLPSDFKKNNGYKRSIELCKEYDVYRQCYCGCLFAATKQGVDLKVINKEAKEYLKDRME, from the coding sequence GTGATAAACCTAACCGAAATAATGGAGAAAATGCCTCCAAATCAAAAAATAAACTATGATCGTGTATTGCAAAAGGTCATTGCAGACTGGGAAAAAGAAGCGATTCGTCCAACCATTTTGCTTCATAGCTGTTGTGCCCCCTGCAGTACGTATACACTCGAATACTTAACGAAATATGCAGATGTGACGATTTATTTTGCTAATTCGAATATCCATCCTCGTACAGAGTATCAGCGCAGAGAACTCGTTCAAAAAAAATTTGTAGAGGATTTCAATGAACGGACGAATAATCAGGTTAAGTTCTTAGCAGCCCCATATGAACCAAATGAATTCTTGCAGATGGTCAAGACAAATAACTTAGCAGAAGAGCCGGAAGGTGGTAAGCGTTGTTCTGCTTGTTTTCAAATGCGATTAGATATCGTTGCTGAAAAAGCTCAGGAGTTAGGTTATGATTATTTCGGTAGTGCGTTGACCTTATCACCTAAAAAAAATAGTCAGTTGATCAATGAAATCGGAATCGATATTCAAAAATTCTATGCAACGAATTATTTACCGAGTGATTTTAAAAAGAATAATGGGTATAAGCGTTCGATCGAACTTTGCAAAGAATACGATGTCTATCGTCAATGTTATTGCGGCTGTCTATTTGCCGCAACAAAGCAAGGCGTTGATCTTAAAGTGATCAATAAAGAGGCGAAGGAATATTTAAAAGATAGAATGGAATAG
- a CDS encoding hemolysin family protein yields MLAINFFILFLMIAVTAFFVASEFALVKIRMSRLEQLKKDGVKNAELAIHVTHHLDAYLSASQLGITLTGLIIGWVGEGSVAALLHPLIGNLPISAALSRTISIILGFALVTYVDVVVGELLPKSYSIAQTEKVVLAIVKPLHYFYKIMYPFIWLLNHSAAGLGKLLGIKLVSEGEETLTQEELLFVAVDSYKKGELTKEEYHYMENVFEFDDTLAKEIQVDRTSMEVFEADETVTQAIQHSLKRGHTRYPVIEESKDQVLGYVTLPTLIRESFVDGERKVCDLVEEPIVALATTPIKTLLTMMRKEGKHIAILKDEYGGTTGMVTIEDILEELVGDIRDETDLETALIAKESENTYIISGKITLDDFERYFNVKIPEFEASEMSTLAGFIVEQKNTQITVGDRFAFNEFTFEVMDYEHAHIDYFKVTK; encoded by the coding sequence ATGCTTGCAATCAATTTTTTTATTTTATTTTTAATGATCGCTGTTACTGCATTTTTTGTAGCAAGCGAATTTGCTTTAGTAAAGATTCGAATGTCTAGATTGGAACAACTAAAAAAAGATGGAGTCAAAAATGCTGAACTGGCGATTCATGTCACCCATCATTTAGATGCTTATTTATCAGCAAGTCAATTGGGAATCACGTTGACAGGATTGATCATTGGTTGGGTCGGTGAAGGATCTGTGGCGGCTTTACTGCACCCTTTGATAGGTAATTTACCAATCAGTGCTGCATTGAGCCGAACGATTTCTATTATTCTAGGCTTTGCGTTGGTGACTTATGTCGATGTTGTCGTAGGTGAGCTATTACCTAAAAGTTATAGTATCGCGCAGACAGAAAAAGTTGTTTTAGCTATTGTTAAACCGCTGCATTATTTTTATAAGATCATGTATCCGTTTATTTGGTTATTGAATCACTCAGCAGCTGGATTAGGTAAATTATTAGGGATCAAGCTGGTTTCAGAAGGGGAGGAAACCTTGACTCAAGAGGAATTGCTTTTTGTGGCAGTCGATTCTTATAAAAAAGGTGAGCTGACAAAGGAAGAGTATCATTATATGGAGAATGTCTTTGAATTTGATGATACCCTTGCAAAAGAAATTCAAGTCGATCGGACATCCATGGAAGTTTTTGAGGCAGATGAAACGGTCACGCAAGCGATCCAGCATTCTTTAAAACGGGGACATACGAGGTATCCTGTGATCGAAGAGTCAAAAGATCAGGTACTTGGCTATGTGACTTTACCGACATTGATCAGAGAATCTTTTGTAGATGGAGAAAGAAAAGTTTGTGATTTAGTAGAAGAACCGATCGTAGCCCTAGCGACGACGCCTATCAAAACCTTGTTGACAATGATGCGTAAAGAGGGAAAACACATTGCGATTTTAAAAGATGAATATGGTGGCACCACAGGAATGGTCACGATCGAAGATATTTTAGAAGAGCTTGTTGGAGATATTCGTGATGAAACGGACTTGGAAACAGCTTTGATCGCAAAAGAGTCAGAGAATACTTATATCATCTCAGGAAAAATCACGTTGGATGATTTTGAGCGCTATTTCAACGTTAAGATCCCAGAATTTGAAGCATCTGAAATGTCGACTTTAGCAGGATTTATTGTTGAACAAAAGAATACTCAAATTACAGTTGGAGATCGATTCGCATTTAATGAATTTACTTTTGAAGTCATGGATTATGAGCATGCACATATTGATTATTTTAAAGTAACAAAATAA
- a CDS encoding KUP/HAK/KT family potassium transporter, with protein MGVVYGDIGTSPLYVMKAIVGDNGGLQNVSENFIIGAVSLIFWTLTILTTIKYVVIALNADNHGEGGIFSLYTLVRKKGKYLIIPAMIGGAALLADGVLTPAVTVTTAIEGLRGIPIFFERFGNDQNIIVIITLVIILVLFSVQRFGTDAVGKAFGPIMFAWFTFLGIMGLINFGQDWTVLRALNPYYAIHLLLSPENKLGIFVLGNVFLATTGAEALYSDLGHVGKYNIRASWPYIKVCLVLNYLGQAAWILSAKNDPSILAIENLNPFFQMMPNSIMLFGVVFATIAAVIASQALISGSFTLVSEAIKLKLLPRLKIIYPGANIGQMYIPAVNTLLWLICSLIVITFRTSTHMEAAYGLSITVTMLMTTILLMFYLLQKGVPRGVAYLVTLFFGSIESIFFVSSIAKFFHGGYVAVGIALLILTVMTIWEWGNIIKEKTSDTVPLNQYVEQLRMLKEDTSVPKSQTNVVFMTPDLIGEEIGRPIIYSILDKQPKRANVYWFVNVEVTDEPFTKEYSVDMMGTDFIVQVQLYLGFHVAQEVNIYIRQIVHDLMKDGRLPKQPQRYSLTPGREVGDFQFIIIREELSKVTELKKWDRQIMQLKLAIKKWTTTPENWFGLEYSEVKYESVPLIIGDTRKTRLRERKPVL; from the coding sequence ATGGGGGTCGTTTATGGCGATATCGGAACTAGTCCGCTTTATGTAATGAAAGCAATCGTTGGAGATAATGGCGGTCTTCAAAATGTGTCAGAGAATTTTATTATTGGAGCGGTGTCATTGATTTTTTGGACACTGACGATTTTAACAACGATCAAATATGTTGTGATTGCTTTGAATGCAGATAACCATGGTGAAGGAGGGATCTTTTCTTTATATACGCTTGTGCGTAAAAAAGGAAAGTATCTGATCATTCCGGCGATGATCGGAGGAGCAGCGCTTTTAGCAGACGGTGTCCTGACGCCAGCTGTGACTGTGACGACTGCAATAGAAGGATTACGTGGTATTCCGATATTTTTCGAGCGTTTCGGAAATGACCAAAATATTATTGTGATTATTACGTTAGTGATCATCCTTGTGCTGTTTTCAGTGCAACGATTTGGGACAGATGCTGTTGGTAAAGCCTTTGGTCCAATCATGTTTGCTTGGTTTACTTTCTTAGGGATCATGGGACTAATCAATTTTGGACAGGACTGGACAGTGCTACGTGCGTTGAATCCGTATTATGCGATCCATCTTTTATTGAGTCCGGAAAATAAGCTGGGGATTTTTGTTTTAGGAAATGTCTTTCTTGCTACGACTGGTGCAGAGGCACTGTACTCTGACTTAGGCCATGTAGGGAAATACAATATACGTGCTAGCTGGCCGTATATCAAAGTCTGTCTAGTGCTAAATTATTTAGGTCAGGCGGCATGGATTTTAAGTGCTAAAAATGATCCTTCAATTTTAGCAATTGAAAATCTGAACCCATTTTTCCAAATGATGCCGAATAGCATCATGTTGTTTGGTGTTGTTTTTGCTACGATTGCGGCAGTAATTGCTTCGCAAGCATTGATTTCCGGTTCGTTTACTTTAGTATCAGAAGCGATCAAATTAAAATTATTACCAAGATTAAAAATCATTTATCCTGGTGCAAATATTGGTCAAATGTACATACCGGCTGTGAATACATTGTTGTGGCTGATTTGTTCATTGATCGTTATTACCTTTAGAACATCTACACATATGGAAGCGGCATATGGTCTTTCAATCACTGTAACGATGTTGATGACGACGATTCTTTTGATGTTCTATCTACTGCAAAAAGGTGTACCGCGTGGCGTTGCTTATCTAGTTACTTTATTTTTCGGTAGTATAGAATCGATTTTCTTTGTTTCAAGTATTGCGAAATTCTTCCATGGTGGTTACGTTGCGGTAGGAATCGCCTTGTTGATCCTTACAGTGATGACGATTTGGGAATGGGGCAATATCATCAAAGAGAAAACCTCAGATACTGTACCGCTTAATCAGTATGTGGAGCAGTTACGGATGTTGAAAGAGGATACTTCTGTACCGAAATCTCAAACGAATGTGGTCTTCATGACACCTGATTTGATTGGTGAAGAGATTGGTCGACCGATCATTTATTCGATCTTAGATAAACAGCCGAAAAGAGCAAATGTCTATTGGTTTGTCAATGTTGAAGTAACAGATGAGCCTTTTACAAAAGAATATTCTGTTGATATGATGGGGACCGATTTTATCGTTCAAGTTCAATTATATTTAGGCTTCCATGTGGCTCAAGAGGTAAATATTTATATTCGTCAAATCGTTCATGATTTAATGAAAGATGGCCGTTTACCAAAACAACCACAAAGATATTCATTGACTCCAGGTCGTGAAGTGGGTGATTTCCAATTTATCATCATCCGTGAAGAGCTTTCAAAAGTTACCGAATTAAAAAAATGGGATCGTCAGATCATGCAGCTGAAACTAGCGATCAAAAAATGGACGACGACTCCAGAAAACTGGTTTGGTTTGGAATATAGTGAAGTGAAATACGAATCAGTTCCATTGATTATTGGTGATACACGTAAAACACGCTTAAGAGAAAGAAAACCTGTGTTATAA
- a CDS encoding cation-translocating P-type ATPase, whose translation MDAYKQPIETIIKEVNTNKEQGLTEQEVKKRLAEHGANKFQETKKDSVLKKFLHSLSDFTTIILLVAAAISFYTAIATEHGDYFEGILIIAIVIINAVLAIVQEGNAEKSLAALQNMNKQSSAVLRDGKVETIDAEAVVVGDILVLESGAMITADARLIQTAQLRVEESALTGESEPIEKDSEYIIEKDAPLGDQLNMVFKGCTVANGRGRAVVTATGMQTEMGKIAGLLNDDVTQQTPLQKRLNQLGKRISLIALGAAAIVFIIGQLQGEPLLEMFMTAVSLAVAAVPETLMVIVTLTLAFGVQKMAKKHAIIRRLPAVETLGTANVICSDKTGTLTQNKMRVRRVWSRGDEVTDTEDAMTDEAMEVLKMAALCTDVIVDKEGDDLVIQGNPTEAAIVRAVEENYHTKAELEEKYPRIGEIPFDSDRKMMTTVHKMGKKYISVTKGAFDVLLTRFRFGDLDQAAVVNDRFGKRALRVIAVGYAIYDEEPTEITSEALEKNLRLLGLIGMIDPPRPESKGAIARAKKAGIKTVMITGDHVVTAGAIAKELGILQDKSEALTGSELQQMSDEELDQRVKSLSVYARVTPEDKIRIVKSWQRTGAVVAMTGDGVNDAPALKASDVGCAMGITGTDVAQGAADMILTDDNFATIVDAVAQGRAVYRNIRKAVNFLLSCNISEIFIVLIAMLLGWGAPFTAVQLLFVNVVADGLPGFALGKEPAEAGIMDEAPIPRNEGIFARGLWQKIGINAFVFTVITLFGFYLGANVDSVSYFFDASYEVGQTVAFLILAYSSILHVFNVRSTQSIFRVKLATNKSLFEMAVLAVIITTVIALLPFTQELFGLVPIGMNHWLLVFGLSIVPIFVNEMIKFHYSSDDEEE comes from the coding sequence ATGGACGCATACAAACAACCTATCGAAACAATTATCAAAGAAGTAAATACAAATAAAGAGCAAGGGTTAACGGAGCAAGAAGTAAAAAAACGACTGGCTGAACATGGTGCAAATAAGTTTCAAGAAACCAAAAAAGATTCTGTTTTGAAGAAATTTCTTCACAGTCTATCAGATTTTACAACAATCATTTTATTAGTTGCAGCAGCGATCTCGTTTTATACAGCGATCGCGACTGAGCATGGTGATTACTTTGAGGGAATCCTGATCATTGCCATCGTGATCATTAATGCAGTGTTGGCAATCGTTCAAGAAGGAAATGCAGAAAAATCACTTGCAGCTCTTCAAAACATGAATAAGCAAAGTAGTGCTGTTTTACGTGACGGCAAAGTCGAAACGATTGATGCAGAGGCTGTTGTTGTTGGAGATATCCTTGTTTTAGAATCGGGAGCGATGATCACGGCAGATGCACGGTTGATTCAGACTGCTCAGTTAAGAGTAGAAGAATCAGCACTGACTGGTGAAAGCGAACCAATCGAAAAAGATTCAGAGTACATAATAGAAAAGGATGCACCGCTTGGAGATCAGTTGAACATGGTATTCAAAGGATGCACGGTTGCAAACGGTCGCGGCAGAGCGGTTGTCACAGCGACAGGTATGCAGACCGAGATGGGCAAAATTGCAGGCTTATTGAACGACGATGTCACACAGCAAACACCATTGCAAAAACGTTTAAATCAACTAGGAAAACGAATTAGCCTGATTGCATTAGGAGCAGCTGCCATTGTTTTTATTATTGGACAGTTACAAGGCGAGCCATTATTGGAAATGTTCATGACGGCCGTTTCATTAGCAGTTGCAGCTGTACCTGAAACGTTGATGGTCATCGTGACCCTAACGTTGGCTTTTGGCGTGCAGAAAATGGCGAAAAAACATGCGATTATCCGCCGTTTACCAGCAGTTGAAACACTCGGGACTGCTAATGTCATTTGCTCAGATAAAACAGGAACGCTTACGCAAAATAAAATGCGTGTTAGACGTGTTTGGTCTCGTGGAGATGAAGTAACAGATACAGAAGATGCGATGACAGATGAAGCGATGGAAGTGCTAAAAATGGCAGCCCTTTGTACAGACGTGATCGTGGACAAAGAGGGTGATGACTTAGTCATTCAAGGAAATCCAACAGAGGCAGCAATTGTGCGTGCAGTTGAAGAAAACTACCATACAAAAGCTGAGCTGGAAGAAAAATACCCGAGAATTGGCGAAATTCCATTTGATTCAGATCGTAAAATGATGACGACAGTCCATAAAATGGGAAAAAAATATATTTCTGTTACCAAAGGAGCCTTTGATGTCTTACTGACCCGTTTTCGATTTGGGGATTTAGATCAGGCTGCTGTAGTTAATGATCGCTTCGGAAAAAGGGCTTTACGAGTGATTGCAGTCGGTTATGCGATCTATGATGAAGAACCTACTGAAATTACTTCTGAAGCCTTAGAGAAGAATTTAAGGCTATTAGGATTGATTGGGATGATCGATCCACCGAGACCTGAAAGTAAGGGAGCAATTGCCAGAGCTAAAAAAGCAGGGATCAAAACTGTAATGATCACAGGAGATCACGTGGTGACTGCCGGCGCAATTGCAAAAGAATTAGGCATTTTACAAGATAAAAGTGAAGCATTGACTGGTTCGGAATTACAACAAATGTCAGATGAAGAGCTAGATCAACGAGTAAAATCTCTCTCTGTTTATGCGCGTGTAACACCAGAGGACAAGATTAGAATCGTAAAATCATGGCAGCGGACAGGTGCTGTGGTAGCAATGACGGGAGATGGTGTCAATGATGCTCCTGCCTTGAAGGCTAGCGATGTTGGGTGCGCGATGGGGATTACTGGAACGGATGTAGCCCAAGGTGCGGCCGATATGATTTTAACAGATGATAACTTTGCAACGATCGTCGATGCTGTTGCTCAGGGACGAGCAGTTTACAGAAATATCCGTAAAGCAGTAAATTTTCTGCTTAGTTGTAATATTTCAGAGATTTTTATTGTATTGATAGCCATGCTTTTAGGCTGGGGCGCACCGTTTACAGCTGTACAACTACTGTTTGTCAACGTGGTTGCAGATGGGCTGCCAGGTTTTGCTCTCGGGAAAGAGCCTGCTGAAGCTGGAATCATGGATGAAGCACCAATTCCTAGAAATGAAGGGATTTTTGCGCGCGGTTTATGGCAAAAAATCGGGATCAACGCCTTTGTTTTCACAGTGATCACACTTTTTGGTTTCTATTTAGGGGCAAATGTTGATTCAGTATCATATTTCTTTGATGCAAGCTATGAAGTAGGTCAAACGGTAGCTTTCTTGATTTTAGCTTATTCATCGATTTTACATGTGTTCAATGTTAGAAGCACTCAATCGATATTTAGAGTAAAACTTGCAACGAACAAATCATTATTTGAAATGGCAGTGTTAGCAGTGATTATTACAACAGTGATTGCATTGTTGCCATTTACACAAGAATTATTTGGTCTGGTACCGATTGGTATGAATCATTGGCTGTTGGTTTTTGGCCTTTCTATCGTACCGATTTTTGTGAATGAAATGATTAAATTCCACTATTCTTCAGATGATGAGGAAGAGTAA
- a CDS encoding helix-turn-helix transcriptional regulator, producing MPKKKNSSFESSIHVYRAMKRMTQQELADKVGVSRQTIIQLERNRYNPSLLLAHDIADVFEVPIEQIFTFKKLTDDEQTSEETD from the coding sequence TTGCCAAAAAAGAAGAACTCATCCTTTGAGAGTTCCATTCACGTCTACAGAGCTATGAAACGCATGACCCAACAGGAACTTGCTGATAAAGTAGGAGTATCTAGACAAACTATCATTCAACTAGAGAGAAATAGGTACAATCCTTCCCTTTTATTGGCTCATGACATAGCAGATGTTTTTGAAGTGCCGATTGAACAAATCTTCACTTTCAAAAAATTAACAGACGACGAGCAAACAAGCGAAGAAACCGATTAA
- the lanM gene encoding type 2 lanthipeptide synthetase LanM yields the protein MIEEVTYSYATTISERIQCWKDLKIDDEEEKQFLKKWQARKSLLTPADFNAMLKQYSYDELLFSRAFLPFTEERAKLLLPEIEKSQWFQLHQRLFKDEVSLKELNLSAALRFHLAFYEKHIRGLAKKYSEILITEEVICDLVEQLRKEFFFISQKTLAWDVHQMIEEYQLKEESKEAEFVSYIKEFLGDKQRTYLFFAEYPTLARLLAVRLTFACDVIETFLASLSHSTEQLVELFHVESPFKLVDVSLGQGDSHEHGKTVIQFQLGEVSLVFKFKELKIGERFNELLTYVEEIDKTASFYKVQRFVQPDFTIEEKVGYKECTKENEVVEFYQQYGKLLALTYWLGATDLHMENVIAHGNQPVLIDVETLIRPDITHTKKNTRQLRIEKNSVIVTGLIPQRKQWKREIELDALSGTKQKLPQKVSRLKEEHSSEIAFHLEEAYMPGANNIPCLNGIEVDYHKYRKVILTAFKEMNTLLLKNKTVFIKKVKELFSGIQIRLIYRDTQDYGNLLNFTLHTDCMSNYIEREKVIENVWASKVVPKALISTEVESLLVHDIPFFTANTSSTSIYVNGQEFSQMLKYSPLQETVAHMEQITKTTSQFSYLLLKESLEMLEYDVQKIEIPENNPTIQEPLLQRAADIGDKIIEQLALDTKIQTIDWLSILPADDLDILISYPGKDLYEGSGGVYLFFVYLNHYVPKKTYQRVIDILKKEIFDCTDNEEAYESAFFSDGMRLTIAFYAYRLLGDEKYRHYLEDSLEVLFRTSNSQKNQQSEWIYGRSSLLAVLTVIYQSLKLPLAKQVLAKYMDSMACQEMTDNSFAHGYAGVLYGVYQANQVLQDKKAETILLWYKEKFIEKLATEQIQNDSWCRGSLGIRYVCERLQIDFPIEKVNSLPSQNDCLCHGTAGTAEDYTDNNMLLVKKSFILKSDSESYPISLFGGLAGIGYQLLRTFNVHEVPSVLFIQ from the coding sequence ATGATTGAAGAGGTAACGTATAGCTATGCGACAACGATTTCAGAAAGGATTCAGTGTTGGAAAGACTTGAAAATAGATGATGAAGAAGAAAAACAGTTCTTAAAGAAATGGCAGGCACGTAAAAGTTTGTTAACACCAGCTGATTTCAATGCAATGCTCAAGCAATATTCCTATGATGAACTTCTGTTTAGTAGAGCATTTTTACCCTTTACTGAAGAACGGGCGAAATTATTACTGCCAGAAATTGAAAAGAGCCAGTGGTTCCAATTGCATCAACGGTTATTTAAAGACGAAGTCTCGCTCAAGGAACTAAACTTAAGTGCTGCGTTACGTTTTCATTTAGCTTTTTATGAAAAACATATTCGTGGTCTGGCTAAAAAATATTCAGAAATCCTCATAACAGAAGAAGTGATCTGTGATTTAGTTGAACAGTTAAGAAAAGAGTTCTTTTTTATTTCTCAAAAAACCCTTGCATGGGATGTCCATCAAATGATAGAGGAATATCAACTAAAGGAAGAATCGAAAGAAGCGGAGTTTGTTAGCTACATCAAAGAATTTCTTGGGGATAAGCAACGAACCTATTTGTTTTTTGCAGAATATCCGACCTTAGCTCGACTTTTAGCTGTCAGATTGACATTTGCTTGTGACGTAATTGAAACCTTTCTTGCTTCTTTGAGTCATTCGACAGAGCAGCTAGTTGAACTTTTTCATGTTGAGTCCCCTTTTAAACTTGTGGATGTTTCATTAGGACAAGGGGATAGTCACGAACACGGTAAGACGGTGATTCAGTTTCAATTAGGAGAAGTTTCTTTAGTATTTAAATTTAAAGAATTAAAGATCGGCGAACGCTTTAATGAGCTGTTGACCTATGTAGAAGAAATAGACAAAACAGCCTCATTTTACAAGGTCCAGCGTTTCGTCCAACCGGATTTTACAATCGAGGAAAAGGTCGGTTATAAAGAATGTACAAAGGAAAATGAGGTTGTAGAATTTTATCAACAGTATGGAAAACTATTGGCGCTGACCTACTGGCTAGGCGCAACGGATCTACATATGGAAAATGTGATCGCTCACGGAAACCAGCCAGTTTTAATCGATGTAGAAACCCTGATTCGTCCAGATATCACTCATACAAAGAAAAATACTCGACAATTGAGAATAGAAAAAAATTCAGTAATCGTGACAGGACTGATCCCGCAAAGAAAGCAGTGGAAGCGTGAAATAGAGCTGGATGCATTATCGGGAACGAAGCAAAAATTACCTCAAAAAGTCAGTCGATTAAAAGAAGAGCATTCAAGTGAAATTGCGTTCCATTTAGAAGAAGCCTACATGCCAGGGGCCAACAATATTCCGTGTCTAAATGGCATTGAAGTCGATTATCATAAGTACCGGAAAGTTATCTTGACAGCGTTTAAAGAGATGAACACACTTCTGCTTAAGAATAAAACAGTTTTCATAAAAAAAGTTAAGGAGCTTTTTTCAGGAATACAAATTCGTCTAATTTACAGAGATACTCAGGATTACGGAAATTTATTGAATTTTACGCTGCACACAGATTGTATGTCAAACTATATTGAACGAGAAAAGGTGATCGAAAATGTCTGGGCTAGCAAGGTCGTGCCGAAAGCACTTATTTCTACTGAGGTCGAGTCATTATTAGTGCATGATATTCCTTTTTTTACAGCGAATACTTCTTCAACAAGTATTTATGTGAACGGTCAAGAATTTTCACAAATGCTAAAATATTCACCTCTGCAAGAGACCGTGGCCCATATGGAACAAATCACCAAAACAACGAGTCAGTTTTCTTATCTTTTATTGAAAGAAAGTCTTGAAATGCTGGAATATGATGTACAGAAAATTGAGATCCCAGAGAACAACCCAACTATTCAAGAACCATTATTACAAAGAGCAGCAGATATTGGAGATAAAATAATTGAGCAACTTGCTTTAGATACGAAAATACAGACCATAGATTGGTTATCTATTTTGCCAGCTGATGATCTTGACATACTCATTTCCTATCCAGGGAAAGATCTTTATGAGGGGAGCGGTGGAGTCTATTTATTTTTTGTTTATCTTAACCATTATGTTCCTAAAAAGACGTATCAACGTGTGATCGACATACTGAAAAAAGAAATCTTTGACTGTACGGATAATGAAGAAGCTTACGAGAGCGCCTTTTTCTCTGATGGGATGCGTCTTACAATAGCTTTTTATGCCTATAGATTACTTGGCGATGAAAAATATCGACACTATTTAGAGGACAGTCTAGAAGTATTGTTTCGTACTTCAAACTCACAAAAGAATCAACAAAGTGAGTGGATCTATGGCAGAAGTAGTTTGCTTGCGGTGTTGACAGTGATTTATCAGTCTCTAAAGCTTCCATTGGCTAAACAAGTGCTTGCGAAATATATGGATTCAATGGCGTGTCAGGAAATGACAGATAATAGTTTTGCTCATGGATATGCTGGAGTTTTGTACGGTGTGTATCAGGCAAATCAAGTTTTACAGGATAAAAAAGCAGAGACTATTCTTTTGTGGTATAAAGAAAAATTCATAGAAAAATTAGCGACTGAGCAGATACAAAATGATTCGTGGTGTCGTGGTTCTTTAGGGATAAGGTATGTTTGTGAGAGGCTTCAGATCGATTTTCCTATAGAAAAAGTAAATAGTTTACCATCCCAAAATGATTGCTTGTGTCATGGAACGGCTGGGACAGCTGAAGATTATACAGATAATAATATGTTATTAGTCAAAAAGAGCTTCATCTTGAAGTCTGATTCAGAAAGCTATCCAATTAGTCTCTTTGGCGGCTTAGCTGGAATTGGGTATCAATTATTACGAACATTTAACGTACATGAAGTTCCATCAGTACTATTTATCCAATAA
- the spxA gene encoding transcriptional regulator SpxA produces the protein MLKLYTTNSCTSCRKARKWLIDHEIPFEEKNFGTTPITLDELKNILILTEEGTEDIISIRSKIFQKLAIDINELPLHELLELVKDNPGLLRRPIMIDEKRLQIGFNEDEIRCFLPRSVRKRELSQTLLLSGL, from the coding sequence ATGTTAAAACTCTATACGACAAATAGCTGTACATCATGTAGAAAAGCGAGAAAGTGGCTGATTGACCATGAGATTCCATTTGAAGAAAAGAACTTTGGCACGACTCCTATTACCTTAGATGAACTAAAAAATATATTAATTCTTACAGAAGAAGGAACAGAAGATATTATCTCGATTCGTTCCAAAATCTTCCAAAAATTAGCGATAGATATCAATGAATTGCCTTTACATGAACTTTTAGAACTAGTAAAAGATAACCCTGGTCTTTTACGCCGTCCAATTATGATCGATGAAAAAAGACTCCAAATCGGATTCAATGAAGATGAAATTCGTTGCTTCCTACCAAGATCAGTCCGTAAAAGAGAACTGTCCCAAACATTACTACTAAGCGGCTTATAA